A section of the Streptomyces xinghaiensis S187 genome encodes:
- a CDS encoding amino acid adenylation domain-containing protein produces MNPFEDTGGRYLVLADGEGRHSLWPEPLPVPPGWRTVHGPGPYDSCVAHVEEHWTDQRPASLAAGRAGPAGATGRMPAELLEEGAARDPAAAAVVYEDETLTHRELHARADRLARRLAARGVGPESVVAVLLPRSAELVVAMVAVLKAGGAYLPVETGYPRERVAFLLRDARPALVLTPDHPVLRDEPGKREESGERGEPAGGCPGDGPADGPGPDRSGLLPDHPAYVVYTSGSTGTPKGIVMPCRGLANLLDWHRTAMPVRPGKRTAQFTAIGFDFSVQEILAALVAGQTVVIPPDEVRTDMDAMAEWCDRQRVNELFAPTSVLDALLAAARARGSDLPALTDVYQGGEALTVDGRIRAFAAGRPAGPLRVHNIYGPAETHAATAYTLDGDPTDWPAAAPLGPALTGARCYVLDERLRPADTGELYIAGAQLARGYLGRPGLTARRFVADPHGAPGERMYRSGDLVRRDAAGELVFAGRTDDQVKIRGFRVEPGETEAALLRHPGVGRAAVVARRDVGGHRLVGYVTRSGPDPVDPADLRAHAEALLPAHQVPAVLVELDDLPLTANGKLDRAALPDPGAPGEAEPAAPAGRTPAERALCALFGEVLGIPAPGPAEDFFRLGGHSLLAAELTERVRGRLGRRISVRAVYRTPTPAGLAELLDTAAR; encoded by the coding sequence GGTCCTGGCCGACGGCGAGGGCCGGCACTCGCTGTGGCCCGAGCCGCTGCCCGTGCCGCCCGGCTGGCGCACCGTGCACGGCCCGGGACCGTACGACTCCTGCGTGGCCCACGTCGAGGAACACTGGACCGACCAGCGCCCGGCGTCCCTGGCGGCCGGCCGGGCCGGACCGGCCGGGGCCACCGGCCGGATGCCGGCCGAGCTGCTGGAGGAGGGGGCCGCCCGCGACCCCGCGGCGGCCGCGGTGGTCTACGAGGACGAGACCCTCACCCACCGCGAATTGCACGCCCGCGCCGACCGTCTCGCCCGCCGGCTGGCCGCCCGGGGCGTCGGGCCCGAGAGCGTGGTGGCGGTCCTGCTGCCCCGCTCGGCCGAGCTGGTCGTCGCCATGGTGGCGGTGCTGAAGGCGGGCGGCGCCTATCTGCCCGTGGAGACCGGCTACCCCCGGGAGCGCGTCGCGTTCCTGCTCCGCGACGCCCGCCCCGCCCTGGTGCTCACCCCGGACCACCCGGTGCTGCGCGACGAGCCGGGGAAGCGGGAGGAGTCCGGAGAGCGGGGGGAACCGGCCGGAGGTTGCCCCGGAGACGGCCCCGCGGACGGCCCCGGCCCCGACCGGAGCGGCCTGCTCCCGGACCACCCGGCCTACGTCGTCTACACCTCCGGCTCCACCGGCACCCCCAAGGGCATCGTCATGCCCTGCCGCGGCCTGGCCAACCTGCTCGACTGGCACCGCACCGCCATGCCGGTGCGGCCGGGCAAGCGCACCGCGCAGTTCACCGCGATCGGCTTCGACTTCTCCGTCCAGGAGATCCTGGCCGCCCTCGTCGCCGGGCAGACGGTGGTGATCCCGCCCGACGAGGTGCGCACCGACATGGACGCCATGGCCGAGTGGTGCGACCGGCAGCGGGTGAACGAGCTGTTCGCGCCGACCTCGGTGCTCGACGCGCTCCTCGCCGCCGCCCGCGCCCGGGGCTCCGACCTGCCCGCCCTGACCGACGTCTACCAGGGCGGCGAGGCACTGACCGTCGACGGCCGCATCCGCGCCTTCGCGGCCGGCCGCCCCGCCGGCCCGCTGCGCGTGCACAACATCTACGGACCCGCCGAGACCCACGCCGCCACCGCGTACACCCTCGACGGCGACCCCACCGACTGGCCCGCCGCCGCCCCGCTGGGCCCGGCCCTGACCGGAGCCCGCTGCTATGTGCTGGACGAGCGGCTCCGCCCCGCGGACACCGGGGAGCTGTACATCGCCGGAGCCCAGCTCGCCCGCGGCTATCTGGGCCGGCCCGGCCTGACCGCGCGGCGGTTCGTCGCCGATCCGCACGGCGCGCCCGGCGAGCGGATGTACCGCAGCGGGGACCTGGTGCGCCGGGACGCCGCCGGGGAACTGGTCTTCGCCGGCCGCACCGACGACCAGGTGAAGATCCGCGGCTTCCGGGTGGAGCCCGGCGAGACCGAGGCCGCGCTGCTGCGCCACCCCGGCGTCGGCCGGGCCGCGGTGGTGGCCCGGCGGGACGTTGGCGGTCACCGGCTGGTCGGCTACGTGACCCGCTCCGGCCCGGACCCCGTGGACCCGGCGGACCTCCGCGCGCACGCGGAGGCGCTGCTCCCCGCCCACCAGGTGCCGGCGGTCCTGGTGGAGCTGGACGACCTGCCGCTGACGGCCAACGGCAAGCTCGACCGCGCCGCCCTGCCCGACCCCGGGGCACCGGGCGAGGCGGAGCCCGCGGCACCGGCCGGCCGCACCCCGGCCGAACGGGCCCTGTGCGCCCTGTTCGGCGAGGTGCTGGGCATCCCGGCGCCCGGCCCCGCCGAGGACTTCTTCCGGCTGGGCGGGCACTCCCTGCTCGCCGCCGAGCTGACCGAGCGGGTGCGCGGCCGGCTGGGCCGGCGCATCTCCGTCCGGGCCGTGTACCGCACCCCCACGCCGGCCGGCCTCGCCGAACTGCTGGACACCGCGGCGCGGTGA
- a CDS encoding ketoacyl-ACP synthase III family protein: protein MRWQDLYIAGLGSRFPDRVETAEEAIAAGRYTARDRDTSGFRAVRVADDGEPGPVLAARAGRLALERSGLRGEEISLVLHAYAAHQGRDIWSPASYVEMAVLSSGAPAYEIRQGCNGGLSALELAASHLTARPDARAALITTGDAFHLPYLDRWNTDDQMVYGDAGAALVLSTRPGPLRLLATASVGDSSLEILDRGPGPWTRAPLEGGAPVDLAARKRDYFDAEENEFAFEEVLARLRKGSEQAVGRALADAGTELSAIRWCVHTTFPGPVAQSAVYGPLGFSREATTYDWALDHGQLGAGDQIAGLDHLVRSGSPRPGDLVLLYGVGAGHVWTVAVLELTAEGQTQP, encoded by the coding sequence GTGCGTTGGCAGGACCTCTACATCGCCGGACTCGGCAGCCGCTTCCCGGACCGCGTCGAAACGGCCGAGGAGGCGATCGCCGCCGGCCGCTACACCGCGCGCGACCGCGACACCAGCGGCTTCCGCGCGGTCCGGGTCGCGGACGACGGTGAACCGGGGCCGGTGCTGGCCGCCCGCGCCGGGCGGCTCGCGCTGGAGCGCTCCGGGCTGCGCGGGGAGGAGATCTCCCTGGTACTGCACGCCTACGCGGCCCACCAGGGACGCGACATCTGGTCCCCGGCCAGCTACGTGGAGATGGCCGTCCTGTCCTCCGGGGCACCCGCCTACGAGATCCGGCAGGGCTGCAACGGCGGCCTCTCCGCCCTGGAACTCGCCGCCTCCCACCTCACCGCCCGCCCGGACGCCCGGGCGGCGCTGATCACCACCGGCGACGCCTTCCACCTCCCCTACCTGGACCGGTGGAACACCGACGACCAGATGGTCTACGGCGACGCGGGCGCGGCGCTGGTGCTCTCCACCCGCCCCGGCCCGCTGCGCCTGCTGGCCACCGCCTCGGTCGGCGACTCCTCGCTGGAGATCCTCGACCGCGGCCCGGGGCCGTGGACCCGGGCCCCGCTGGAGGGCGGCGCCCCGGTCGATCTCGCGGCCCGCAAACGGGACTACTTCGACGCCGAGGAGAACGAGTTCGCCTTCGAGGAGGTCCTGGCCCGGCTGCGGAAGGGCTCCGAGCAGGCGGTCGGCCGCGCCCTGGCGGACGCCGGGACGGAACTGTCCGCGATCCGCTGGTGCGTGCACACCACCTTCCCCGGACCGGTCGCGCAGTCGGCCGTGTACGGGCCGCTCGGCTTCTCCCGGGAGGCGACCACCTACGACTGGGCGCTGGACCACGGCCAGCTCGGGGCCGGGGACCAGATCGCCGGCCTCGACCACCTGGTGCGGTCCGGAAGCCCCCGCCCGGGGGACCTCGTCCTGCTCTACGGGGTGGGCGCCGGGCACGTCTGGACGGTCGCCGTCCTCGAACTCACAGCAGAAGGGCAGACCCAGCCATGA
- a CDS encoding class I SAM-dependent methyltransferase yields MTTDITEATGSTAVTEANGATTGITGPVPAGAAGAPGHEPLLGDPFGAVLRRCLDGGGTRDLAFEVVERDDGFIIAQDAGIYFAPPGEWPPTEQWAVERARGRVLDVGCGAGRHGLALREAGLDVLGVDSSPGAAEVARERGLDVLEARFTELPARLPDGAGPFDTFLLLGNGTGLLGTPAQARETLGALAEVAAPGAVILGDGLDVPVPPDRAAYERWNAERGRPEGFVRIRLRDRLLVGEWFDYAMISPDDLGRVLAGTRWDLASVERAGVRYLATLRLRD; encoded by the coding sequence ATGACCACCGACATCACCGAGGCCACCGGGAGCACCGCCGTCACGGAGGCCAACGGGGCCACCACCGGGATCACCGGCCCGGTGCCCGCGGGAGCCGCCGGCGCCCCCGGCCACGAGCCGCTGCTCGGCGATCCCTTCGGCGCGGTGCTCCGGCGCTGCCTGGACGGCGGCGGCACCCGCGACCTGGCCTTCGAAGTCGTCGAACGCGACGACGGGTTCATCATCGCGCAGGACGCGGGCATCTACTTCGCGCCGCCCGGGGAGTGGCCGCCGACCGAGCAGTGGGCGGTGGAGCGGGCCCGGGGCCGGGTGCTGGACGTCGGCTGCGGCGCGGGCCGGCACGGTCTGGCGCTGCGGGAGGCCGGCCTCGACGTCCTGGGCGTGGACTCCTCGCCGGGCGCGGCCGAGGTCGCCCGGGAACGCGGACTGGACGTGCTGGAGGCCCGGTTCACCGAGCTGCCCGCCCGGCTCCCGGACGGAGCCGGACCGTTCGACACCTTCCTGCTGCTCGGCAACGGCACCGGCCTGCTCGGCACCCCGGCACAGGCCCGGGAGACCCTCGGCGCGCTGGCCGAGGTGGCCGCGCCGGGCGCGGTGATCCTCGGCGACGGGCTGGACGTGCCCGTGCCCCCGGACCGCGCCGCCTACGAGCGGTGGAACGCCGAACGCGGCCGGCCCGAGGGCTTCGTCCGGATCCGGCTCCGCGACCGGCTGCTGGTCGGCGAGTGGTTCGACTACGCCATGATCTCCCCGGACGACCTGGGCCGCGTCCTGGCCGGAACCCGCTGGGACCTGGCGTCCGTCGAGCGGGCCGGCGTCCGCTACCTCGCCACCCTGCGGCTCCGGGACTGA
- a CDS encoding winged helix DNA-binding domain-containing protein — MTDTPELDDRALNRATLERQLLLRRHDLTVPEALTHLVGLQAQVPNPPYLGLWTRLTRFALDDLTQLLERREAVRGGMMRGTLHVVTAEDFLALRPVLQPVFERAQRGFFRRATEGLDLAGLTAFAAEKLDEKPRNGTELKALLAERWPDRDARQLLYSVQYLLPAVYVPPGGTWGRGGSVPLTTVESWFGRPLPAETDPARMILRYLAAFGPASVKDVQAWSGLTRLAAPIRELRPQLRVFRAAGSGAELFDLPDAPRPGPDTPAPVRLLPEYDNLLVAYADRNRVISDEHRRITNTKNGMVAATVLVDGRVAGRWRLDPGRESTAVEVEPFRRLDDTVLAAVHDEATALLTLAAPDAPRHEVRVTDVAAGA; from the coding sequence ATGACCGACACACCCGAACTCGACGACCGCGCGCTCAACCGCGCCACGCTGGAGCGCCAGCTCCTGCTGCGCCGCCACGACCTGACGGTCCCGGAGGCGCTGACCCATCTGGTGGGACTCCAGGCGCAGGTGCCCAACCCGCCCTATCTGGGCCTGTGGACCCGGCTCACCCGGTTCGCGCTGGACGACCTGACGCAGTTGCTGGAGCGCCGGGAGGCGGTGCGCGGCGGGATGATGCGCGGCACCCTGCACGTCGTCACGGCCGAGGACTTCCTCGCCCTGCGGCCGGTGCTCCAGCCGGTCTTCGAACGCGCGCAGCGCGGCTTCTTCCGGCGCGCCACCGAGGGGCTCGACCTGGCCGGACTCACCGCGTTCGCGGCGGAGAAGCTGGACGAGAAGCCGCGCAACGGTACGGAGCTGAAGGCCCTGCTGGCGGAGCGCTGGCCGGACCGGGACGCGCGGCAGCTCCTGTACTCCGTGCAGTACCTGCTGCCCGCCGTGTACGTGCCGCCGGGCGGCACCTGGGGCCGCGGCGGCTCCGTGCCGCTCACCACCGTCGAGTCCTGGTTCGGCCGGCCGCTGCCCGCGGAGACCGACCCGGCGCGGATGATCCTGCGCTACCTCGCCGCGTTCGGCCCGGCCTCCGTCAAGGACGTCCAGGCGTGGTCCGGGCTGACCCGGCTGGCCGCGCCCATCCGTGAACTGCGCCCGCAGTTACGGGTGTTCCGCGCCGCCGGCAGCGGCGCCGAGCTCTTCGACCTGCCGGACGCCCCGCGCCCCGGCCCGGACACGCCCGCGCCGGTGCGGCTGCTGCCCGAGTACGACAACCTCCTCGTCGCCTACGCCGACCGGAACCGGGTGATAAGCGACGAGCACCGGCGGATCACCAACACGAAGAACGGGATGGTGGCCGCCACCGTGCTGGTCGACGGCCGGGTCGCCGGACGCTGGCGGCTCGACCCCGGCCGGGAGTCCACGGCCGTGGAGGTCGAGCCCTTCCGGCGACTCGACGACACCGTGCTCGCCGCGGTGCACGACGAGGCCACGGCCCTGCTCACCCTCGCCGCGCCCGACGCGCCCCGGCACGAGGTCCGGGTGACGGACGTGGCCGCCGGCGCCTGA
- a CDS encoding nuclear transport factor 2 family protein yields MAGTTTDADLYCEVVQYYARQMPLMEEGRIEEYAATFTEDGVFEHAMGWRLAGREQLVEGTRTGVARYAGKAMRHWYDRITVTAAEDGEVHCGYLAMVSLVDAEGRVSFEPSCTVRDVLVRRDGELLTRYRFIRHDTADPTRIWEGRLAEQT; encoded by the coding sequence ATGGCCGGCACCACGACCGACGCCGACCTCTACTGCGAGGTGGTGCAGTACTACGCCCGGCAGATGCCGCTGATGGAGGAGGGCCGGATCGAGGAGTACGCCGCGACCTTCACCGAGGACGGGGTCTTCGAGCACGCCATGGGCTGGCGCCTGGCGGGCCGGGAACAGCTCGTCGAGGGCACGCGGACCGGCGTCGCCCGGTACGCGGGGAAGGCGATGCGGCACTGGTACGACCGCATCACCGTCACGGCCGCGGAGGACGGCGAGGTGCACTGCGGGTATCTCGCGATGGTGAGCCTGGTCGACGCCGAGGGCCGGGTCTCGTTCGAACCCTCCTGCACGGTGCGGGACGTCCTGGTCCGGCGGGACGGCGAACTGCTCACCCGGTACCGCTTCATCCGCCACGACACGGCCGATCCCACCCGGATCTGGGAGGGACGCCTCGCCGAGCAGACCTGA
- a CDS encoding epoxide hydrolase family protein — protein MSRPVEPYRIAIPEDELTELRDRLARTRWPDSGTVDDWSQGVPLDYVRELAAYWADGYDWRAAEARMNAYPQFRTEIGGLGVHFLHARSPHPGALPLLLLHGWPGTFAEFLDLVGPLTDPADPADAFHVVCPSLPGYGFGDRPTAPGWGVERIAETFAELMSRLGYERFAAHGGDWGSFVTAQLAHHVPGRLAGVHVTMAFAGPPENAPPLTEADRAGLARLEEFRRTGSAYAAVQSTRPQTLGYGLTDSPAGQLAWIAEKYAEWTDHDGDPEKAVPRDRLLDTASVYWFTATATSAARLYWESYADGPAHPVPVPSGVTVFPRDARMPRAWVESRFTDLRHWCDAGSGGHFPAIERPDFLVNELRGFFGPLR, from the coding sequence ATGAGCCGGCCCGTGGAGCCCTACCGCATCGCGATACCCGAGGACGAGCTCACCGAGCTGCGGGACCGGCTCGCGCGCACCCGCTGGCCCGATTCCGGGACGGTGGACGACTGGTCGCAGGGCGTGCCCCTGGACTACGTCCGGGAACTGGCCGCGTACTGGGCGGACGGTTACGACTGGCGCGCCGCCGAGGCCCGGATGAACGCGTATCCGCAGTTCCGCACCGAGATCGGCGGGCTGGGCGTGCACTTCCTGCACGCGCGCTCCCCCCACCCGGGGGCGCTGCCGCTGCTGCTCCTGCACGGCTGGCCGGGCACGTTCGCCGAGTTCCTCGACCTCGTCGGGCCGCTGACCGACCCGGCCGACCCGGCCGACGCCTTCCACGTCGTCTGCCCCTCGCTGCCCGGCTACGGGTTCGGCGACCGCCCCACCGCTCCCGGCTGGGGCGTGGAGCGGATCGCGGAGACCTTCGCCGAGCTGATGAGCCGGCTCGGCTACGAGCGGTTCGCCGCGCACGGCGGGGACTGGGGCTCGTTCGTCACCGCTCAGCTCGCGCACCACGTCCCCGGCCGGCTCGCGGGCGTGCACGTCACGATGGCGTTCGCCGGGCCTCCGGAGAACGCGCCGCCGCTCACCGAGGCGGACCGTGCCGGGCTGGCGCGGCTGGAGGAGTTCCGGCGGACCGGCTCCGCCTACGCGGCCGTCCAGTCCACCCGCCCGCAGACCCTCGGCTACGGGCTCACCGACTCGCCGGCCGGCCAGCTCGCCTGGATCGCCGAGAAGTACGCGGAGTGGACCGACCACGACGGGGACCCGGAGAAGGCCGTGCCGCGCGACCGGCTGCTGGACACCGCGAGCGTGTACTGGTTCACCGCGACGGCCACCTCCGCCGCCCGGCTCTACTGGGAGAGTTACGCCGACGGCCCCGCGCACCCGGTGCCCGTCCCCTCGGGCGTCACGGTCTTCCCCCGGGACGCCCGGATGCCGCGGGCGTGGGTCGAGAGCCGCTTCACCGATCTGCGCCACTGGTGCGACGCCGGCAGCGGCGGCCACTTCCCCGCGATCGAGCGCCCGGACTTCCTCGTCAACGAGCTGCGCGGGTTCTTCGGCCCCCTCCGCTGA
- a CDS encoding cytochrome P450 encodes MTQAATELPDFPWHRGCPMAAPKEYAEIRSSEPIKKVRLATGRVAWVVTRHEHVKALLTDPRASSDRAHEGFPYYIDVPQQFRTEGSFIGWDPPKHTLHRRMAALSGDFTKQRVRHMRPRMQEIVDECIDRMLETGPPVDLVHLLALRVPMTIVCEILGIPAEDQDYLHSCTDILFGGRSTAEERSAAIVRVGKYLEELVARKEEHPEEDLVSRMIARYRTQGNYDRREMCNVTRLLLNGGHETSAAMIALSVMSLLENPEQLAAYRADPELAPKAIEELLRYLSPGDLATSRVALADIEIGDVVIREGEGMILLGMSANRDPDVFDRPDELDLSRGDRTHLAFGHGVHHCIGAEIARVELDVVLSTLFRRIPELRLAKPWQELSYKDGNVMYGVYEMPVTW; translated from the coding sequence ATGACCCAGGCCGCCACCGAACTCCCGGACTTCCCCTGGCACCGCGGCTGCCCCATGGCCGCCCCCAAGGAGTACGCGGAGATCCGATCCAGCGAACCGATCAAGAAGGTCCGGCTCGCGACCGGGCGTGTGGCCTGGGTGGTCACCCGCCACGAGCACGTCAAGGCGCTGCTGACCGACCCCCGCGCCAGCTCCGACCGGGCGCACGAGGGGTTCCCGTACTACATCGACGTGCCGCAGCAGTTCCGCACCGAGGGCTCCTTCATCGGCTGGGACCCGCCCAAGCACACCCTGCACCGCCGGATGGCGGCGCTCTCCGGCGACTTCACCAAGCAGCGCGTGCGCCACATGCGCCCGCGGATGCAGGAAATCGTCGACGAGTGCATCGACCGGATGCTGGAGACCGGCCCCCCGGTCGACCTGGTGCACCTGCTGGCCCTGCGGGTCCCCATGACCATCGTCTGCGAGATCCTCGGCATCCCCGCCGAGGACCAGGACTACCTGCACTCCTGTACCGACATCCTGTTCGGCGGGCGCAGCACCGCCGAGGAGCGCTCCGCCGCCATCGTCCGGGTCGGGAAGTACCTGGAGGAACTGGTCGCCCGCAAGGAGGAGCACCCGGAGGAGGACCTGGTCAGCCGGATGATCGCCCGCTACCGGACGCAGGGCAACTACGACCGGCGCGAGATGTGCAACGTGACCCGGCTGCTGCTCAACGGCGGACACGAGACCAGCGCCGCGATGATCGCGCTCAGCGTCATGTCCCTGCTGGAGAACCCGGAACAGCTCGCGGCCTACCGGGCCGACCCGGAGCTGGCGCCCAAGGCGATCGAGGAACTGCTGCGCTATCTGTCCCCCGGCGACCTCGCCACCTCCCGGGTCGCGCTCGCCGACATCGAGATCGGCGACGTGGTCATCCGCGAGGGCGAGGGCATGATCCTGCTCGGCATGTCCGCCAACCGGGACCCGGACGTCTTCGACCGCCCCGACGAACTCGACCTGAGCCGGGGCGACCGGACCCACCTCGCCTTCGGGCACGGCGTCCACCACTGCATCGGCGCGGAGATCGCCCGGGTGGAGCTGGACGTCGTCCTCAGCACCCTCTTCCGCCGGATACCGGAGCTGCGGCTGGCCAAGCCCTGGCAGGAGCTGTCCTACAAGGACGGCAACGTCATGTACGGCGTCTACGAGATGCCGGTGACCTGGTGA
- a CDS encoding CaiB/BaiF CoA transferase family protein, producing MTEALPGAVSGAGPLAGLRVVELAGIGPAPYACLLLAEMGAAVVRVDRPGGGRSFAEWHRLLDRGRHRTLELDLKTPEGAARLLREAAEADVLVEGFRPGVAERLGIGPGPCQARNPGLVYARMTGWGQDGPLAGTAGHDINYLALSGALHAVGEEGGPPVPPLNLLGDFAGGSMFLVAGVLAALYERRRTGRGRIVDAAVVDGAGSMLGMLVAMAGAGQWRYERGVNLLDGGAPFYRCYACADGRHLAVGALEEPFYRALLDGLGLDGRHLPDRWDRDNWPALRQRFAAAFARRDRDAWAARFTGTDACVTPVLSAAEAADHPHHRARRSGPATPAPRFRAPAAAPAAPPSGPVPPFEAGSRTAPAGRRTVTGRSRTPATTPPS from the coding sequence GTGACCGAGGCCCTGCCGGGGGCCGTGTCCGGGGCCGGCCCGCTCGCCGGGCTCCGCGTGGTGGAGCTCGCCGGGATCGGGCCGGCCCCGTACGCCTGCCTGCTGCTGGCCGAGATGGGCGCCGCGGTCGTCCGTGTGGACCGCCCCGGCGGCGGCCGCTCCTTCGCGGAGTGGCACCGGCTGCTGGACCGCGGCCGGCACCGCACCCTGGAGCTGGACCTGAAAACCCCGGAGGGCGCGGCCCGGCTGCTGCGGGAGGCGGCGGAGGCCGATGTGCTCGTGGAGGGGTTCCGGCCCGGCGTCGCCGAACGCCTCGGCATCGGCCCCGGCCCCTGCCAGGCGCGCAACCCCGGTCTGGTGTACGCCCGGATGACCGGCTGGGGCCAGGACGGCCCGCTGGCCGGCACGGCCGGACACGACATCAACTACCTGGCGCTGAGCGGCGCGCTGCACGCGGTCGGGGAGGAGGGCGGCCCCCCGGTGCCGCCGCTCAACCTCCTCGGCGACTTCGCCGGCGGCAGCATGTTCCTGGTCGCCGGGGTGCTCGCCGCCCTGTACGAACGCCGGCGCACCGGCCGGGGGCGGATCGTCGACGCGGCCGTGGTGGACGGCGCCGGTTCGATGCTGGGCATGCTGGTCGCCATGGCCGGAGCCGGCCAGTGGCGGTACGAGCGGGGCGTCAACCTCCTCGACGGCGGTGCGCCCTTCTACCGCTGCTACGCCTGCGCCGACGGCCGTCACCTCGCCGTCGGCGCGCTGGAGGAGCCGTTCTACCGCGCCCTGCTCGACGGGCTCGGCCTGGACGGGCGGCACCTGCCCGACCGCTGGGACCGGGACAACTGGCCCGCTCTGCGGCAGCGGTTCGCCGCCGCCTTCGCGCGCCGGGACCGCGACGCCTGGGCCGCCCGGTTCACCGGCACCGACGCCTGCGTCACCCCGGTGCTGTCCGCCGCCGAGGCCGCGGACCACCCGCACCACCGGGCCCGGCGCAGCGGCCCGGCCACCCCGGCGCCGCGCTTCCGGGCCCCGGCCGCCGCACCGGCCGCTCCACCGTCGGGGCCCGTACCGCCGTTCGAGGCCGGATCGAGGACGGCTCCAGCCGGCCGCCGGACCGTGACCGGACGGTCGCGGACGCCGGCGACGACACCACCGAGTTGA
- the cimA gene encoding citramalate synthase: protein MTAQRFQLYDTTLRDGTQQEGMVLTVDDKLAVARHLDAFGVGFIEGGWPGAVPKDTEFFRRARTELRLGTAELAAFGATRKPGVAAAADPQVRALLDAETPVVTLVAKSHPRHVELALRTTLAENLAMIGDTVRLLVREGRRVFVDAEHYVDGYRLDRGYALDVVRAAAGAGAEAVVLCDTNGGSLPDAVRAVVTATAGATGVPLGIHCHDDSGCAVANTIAAVDAGVRHVQGTAHGYGERCGNADLFTVAANLVLKRGLPVVPAARLRGMALSARAVAELTGVPGRAAAPYVGPAAFTHKAGLHASALRVDPGLYQHIDPALVGNGMRTLVSDMGGRSSVELKARELGYEVDAGSETVARAAARIKDLENRGHSFESADASFELLLREELDGGGRPARPFEVVSWDVRVDAGPAGRAPTRARVRLRIDGVPLVAEGEGNGPVNALDRALHAALDPFFPQLAALELTDYQVRVLGRGSEAAARVLITFGDGRRTWGTVGVDENTVAASWRALLDAVHYALLDTAAPAAAEPARCAAAG from the coding sequence ATGACCGCGCAGCGCTTCCAGCTGTACGACACGACCCTGCGGGACGGAACGCAGCAGGAAGGCATGGTGCTGACGGTCGACGACAAGCTCGCCGTCGCCCGCCACCTGGACGCCTTCGGCGTCGGCTTCATAGAGGGCGGCTGGCCGGGCGCCGTACCGAAGGACACCGAGTTCTTCCGCCGGGCCCGCACCGAACTGCGCCTGGGCACCGCGGAGCTGGCGGCCTTCGGCGCGACCCGCAAGCCCGGCGTCGCGGCCGCCGCCGACCCGCAGGTGCGCGCGCTGCTGGACGCGGAGACCCCCGTCGTGACCCTGGTGGCCAAGAGCCACCCGCGCCATGTGGAGCTCGCGCTGCGCACCACCCTCGCCGAGAACCTCGCCATGATCGGCGACACCGTCCGGCTGCTGGTCCGGGAGGGCCGGCGGGTGTTCGTGGACGCCGAGCACTACGTCGACGGCTACCGGCTCGACCGCGGCTACGCGCTGGACGTGGTCCGCGCCGCCGCCGGTGCCGGGGCCGAGGCCGTCGTCCTGTGCGACACCAACGGCGGCTCGCTGCCGGACGCCGTCCGCGCCGTCGTCACCGCCACCGCCGGGGCGACCGGGGTGCCGCTCGGCATCCACTGCCACGACGACTCCGGCTGCGCCGTGGCCAACACCATCGCGGCCGTGGACGCCGGGGTCCGCCACGTCCAGGGCACGGCGCACGGCTACGGCGAACGCTGCGGCAACGCCGACCTGTTCACCGTCGCGGCCAACCTCGTCCTCAAGCGCGGCCTGCCGGTCGTCCCGGCCGCCCGGCTGCGGGGCATGGCGCTCTCGGCGCGGGCCGTTGCGGAGCTCACCGGCGTACCGGGCCGGGCGGCCGCCCCGTATGTCGGCCCCGCCGCCTTCACCCACAAGGCGGGCCTGCACGCCTCCGCGCTCCGCGTCGACCCCGGCCTGTACCAGCACATCGACCCGGCCCTGGTCGGCAACGGGATGCGCACCCTCGTCTCGGACATGGGCGGCCGCTCCTCGGTGGAGCTCAAGGCCCGCGAGCTGGGCTACGAGGTCGACGCCGGCTCGGAGACGGTGGCGCGGGCCGCCGCCCGGATCAAGGACCTGGAGAACCGCGGCCACAGCTTCGAGTCCGCCGACGCCTCCTTCGAGCTGCTGCTCCGCGAGGAACTGGACGGCGGCGGCCGCCCCGCCCGCCCGTTCGAGGTGGTGTCCTGGGACGTCCGGGTGGACGCCGGCCCGGCCGGCCGGGCCCCGACCCGGGCGCGGGTGCGGCTGCGGATCGACGGGGTGCCGCTCGTCGCGGAGGGCGAGGGCAACGGCCCCGTCAACGCGCTCGACCGGGCCCTGCACGCGGCGCTCGACCCGTTCTTCCCGCAGCTCGCCGCGCTGGAACTGACGGACTACCAGGTACGGGTGCTGGGCCGCGGCAGCGAGGCCGCCGCCCGGGTCCTGATCACCTTCGGCGACGGGCGGCGCACCTGGGGCACCGTCGGCGTCGACGAGAACACGGTGGCCGCCTCCTGGCGCGCCCTGCTGGACGCGGTGCACTACGCGCTGCTCGACACGGCGGCACCGGCCGCCGCGGAGCCGGCCCGCTGCGCGGCGGCCGGCTGA